From Chlorocebus sabaeus isolate Y175 chromosome 15, mChlSab1.0.hap1, whole genome shotgun sequence, the proteins below share one genomic window:
- the TRPC1 gene encoding short transient receptor potential channel 1 isoform X10 gives MYIVFCKKQKGQPPTFQISMGQMLQDFGKFLGMFLLVLFSFTIGLTQLYDKGYTSKEQKDCVGIFCEQQSNDTFHSFIGTCFALFWYIFSLAHVAIFVTRFSYGEELQSFVGAVIVGTYNVVVVIVLTKLLVAMLHKSFQLIANHEDKEWKFARAKLWLSYFDDKCTLPPPFNIIPSPKTICYMISSLSKWICSHTSKGKVKRQNSLKEWRNLKQKRDENYQKVMCCLVHRYLTSMRQKMQSTDQATVENLNELRQDLSKFRNEIRDLLGFRTSKYAMFYPRN, from the exons ATTTCAATGGGACAGATGTTACAAGATTTTGGAAAATTTCTTGGGatgtttcttcttgttttgttttctttcacaaTTGGACTGACACAACTGTATGATAAAGGATATACTTCAAAGGAGCAGAAAGACTGTGTAGGCATCTTCTGTGAACAGCAAAGCAATGATACCTTCCATTC GTTCATTGGCACCTGCTTTGCTTTGTTCTGGTATATTTTCTCCTTAGCGCATGTGGCAATCTTTGTCACAAGATTTAGCTATGGAGAAGAACTGCAGTCCTTTGTGGGAGCTGTCATTGTTGGTACATACAATGTGGTGGTTGTGATTGTGCTTACCAAACTGCTGGTGGCAATGCTTCATAAAAGCTTTCAGTTGATAGCA AATCATGAAGACAAAGAATGGAAGTTTGCTCGAGCGAAGTTATGGCTTAGCTACTTTGATGATAAATGTACGTTACCTCCACCTTTCAACATCATTCCTTCACCAAAGACTATCTGCTATATGATTAGTAGCCTCAGTAAGTGGATTTGCTCTCATACATCAAAAGGCAAGGTCAAACGGCAAAACAGTTTAAAG GAATGGAGAAATTTGAAACAGAAGAGAGATGAAAACTATCAAAAAGTGATGTGCTGCCTAGTGCATCGTTACTTGACTTCCATGAGACAGAAAATGCAAAGTACAGATCAGGCAACTGTGGAAAATCTAAATGAACTGCGTCAAGATCTGTCAAAATTCcgaaatgaaataagagatttACTTGGCTTTCGGACTTCTAAATATGCTATGTTTTATCCAAGAAATTAA
- the TRPC1 gene encoding short transient receptor potential channel 1 isoform X9, which yields MYLYPSPMQLAVNVHCVLQKTKRTASDIPGMIWSDIKRLWYEGLEDFLEESRNQLSFVMNSLYLATFALKVVAHNKFHDFADRKDWDAFHPTLVAEGLFAFANVLSYLRLFFMYTTSSILGPLQISMGQMLQDFGKFLGMFLLVLFSFTIGLTQLYDKGYTSKEQKDCVGIFCEQQSNDTFHSFIGTCFALFWYIFSLAHVAIFVTRFSYGEELQSFVGAVIVGTYNVVVVIVLTKLLVAMLHKSFQLIANHEDKEWKFARAKLWLSYFDDKCTLPPPFNIIPSPKTICYMISSLSKWICSHTSKGKVKRQNSLKEWRNLKQKRDENYQKVMCCLVHRYLTSMRQKMQSTDQATVENLNELRQDLSKFRNEIRDLLGFRTSKYAMFYPRN from the exons ggATGATTTGGTCAGACATTAAAAGACTCTGGTATGAAGGGTTGGAAGACTTTTTAGAAGAATCTCGTAATCAACTCAGTTTTGTCATGAATTCTCTTTATTTGGCAACCTTTGCCCTCAAAGTGGTTGCTCACAACAAG TTTCATGATTTTGCTGATCGGAAGGATTGGGATGCATTCCATCCTACACTGGTGGCAGAAGGGCTTTTTGCATTTGCAAATGTTCTAAGTTATCTTCGTCTCTTTTTTATGTATACAACCAGCTCTATCTTGGGTCCATTACag ATTTCAATGGGACAGATGTTACAAGATTTTGGAAAATTTCTTGGGatgtttcttcttgttttgttttctttcacaaTTGGACTGACACAACTGTATGATAAAGGATATACTTCAAAGGAGCAGAAAGACTGTGTAGGCATCTTCTGTGAACAGCAAAGCAATGATACCTTCCATTC GTTCATTGGCACCTGCTTTGCTTTGTTCTGGTATATTTTCTCCTTAGCGCATGTGGCAATCTTTGTCACAAGATTTAGCTATGGAGAAGAACTGCAGTCCTTTGTGGGAGCTGTCATTGTTGGTACATACAATGTGGTGGTTGTGATTGTGCTTACCAAACTGCTGGTGGCAATGCTTCATAAAAGCTTTCAGTTGATAGCA AATCATGAAGACAAAGAATGGAAGTTTGCTCGAGCGAAGTTATGGCTTAGCTACTTTGATGATAAATGTACGTTACCTCCACCTTTCAACATCATTCCTTCACCAAAGACTATCTGCTATATGATTAGTAGCCTCAGTAAGTGGATTTGCTCTCATACATCAAAAGGCAAGGTCAAACGGCAAAACAGTTTAAAG GAATGGAGAAATTTGAAACAGAAGAGAGATGAAAACTATCAAAAAGTGATGTGCTGCCTAGTGCATCGTTACTTGACTTCCATGAGACAGAAAATGCAAAGTACAGATCAGGCAACTGTGGAAAATCTAAATGAACTGCGTCAAGATCTGTCAAAATTCcgaaatgaaataagagatttACTTGGCTTTCGGACTTCTAAATATGCTATGTTTTATCCAAGAAATTAA